The proteins below come from a single Stomoxys calcitrans chromosome 1, idStoCalc2.1, whole genome shotgun sequence genomic window:
- the LOC106086947 gene encoding protein melted isoform X2, whose protein sequence is MHELFTKVLSKRDLSRAGDLFSVPDNDIVNDITDVLSDINAIISLADYLKNNNDQSVVEICVTRVLSCIRETKTAERYCGALIDLLKTCLLWNLQPSGSNKEDPPHAKIAADIISSIFLNYDKKEVMKLALPVAVQFLPKGNRELSRNLASYLSLAAIDYAYLLSPHVDSIMNSILAGNYGLLRVLSQIYEVSPDTVSPHAPQLVALLPECDSQERLAVFQLYLLIAQRTPLVLESCISPLCEFLYDSETANTTMQILLKLAEQRPLLVAEHFDKIRLATKTNASTMTVGAQVLATAGRTNKENAQYALDFVLEQLPHADRTSQAVLLQEATKLCSSFPILFTDKVLACVRQKNALSQQKLSSSETSVDVGNKTSGGVTIVNLNISHDPTAIQQPIASKATGVVVNSNAANVIPQHSTIISADPVTSTTTVSVASNHLSHATTGRMHKSKQSRSSPSSPKDPYRRTITTGNIKIPSNTAAATIPTVITQPPPPPPNTSTTTVPPTPPHTGYTRRVKLGDSRSTGRLHPSGNTHRSMTRLNVAGGSVGGLHKSMTRLSSSQHINQNGSASGSGSNTANNSTSSSNVVVQTGAAMAKTSTSPNSAGYVTPVPPLSNNVIITGHNKWGIPSTQVTSGGVTVTTSPTKLRPQSQGPTTLLNTSTALMKYSTDALNQSIGSITSPNNPVSVHHASPALPHQNNGNQKSVMKLPVNGSSDHEVIVSGPTTNVTPRRNDNTSRTLLNANNSILDQRMSTFEPYQIMRDPVQQFCEKHFSSISSYMDEVSQMLPPPTRCSIEERRSKKVAKLHFACQIRGPHCLYSKTCFTMRTRNPKTWIHLMFLDFQVRHYVKEKSVLSTREPGISNLKNIWQILKCENRSFTELVTSQFPSLKDREILVNELRHSGFLDVFEVSKTDKSNPNCNELEYQWGCFLCNHPDKAMGFLNGSNQPMIEGQLKEKKGKWRLFRRWRTRYFTLSGAHLSCKGSSGGESIDVNQIRSVKVSRGARNIPKAFEIFTADQTLILKPKDGKNAEEWVQCLSIVVAHSQARDNPHTKTNSLPARGMSSSKPSF, encoded by the exons atgCATGAACTCTTTACTAAGGTACTCTCTAAGCGTGATTTGTCCCGAGCCGGAGATCTGTTTTCGGTGCCAGACAACGATATTGTCAACGATATTACCGATGTG CTCTCTGATATAAATGCCATAATTTCTTTGGCCGATTACCTGAAGAACAATAATGACCAGTCTGTGGTGGAGATTTGTGTGACCCGTGTCTTGTCCTGCATTCGAGAAACAAAGACTGCAGAACGCTACTGTGGCGCACTGATTGATTTGCTGAAGACATGTCTGCTATGGAATCTCCAACCTAGTGGCAGCAATAAAGAGGacccacctcatgcaaaaattgcTGCAGATATAATTTCTAGTATTTTCTTG AATTATGATAAAAAGGAAGTCATGAAGTTGGCCCTGCCAGTGGCGGTGCAATTTCTACCCAAGGGTAACCGTGAACTGTCGCGTAATCTGGCAAGTTATCTCTCCCTGGCGGCCATTGACTATGCCTATCTACTTAGTCCCCATGTGGACTCCATTATGAACTCCATCCTAGCTGGCAATTATGGCCTACTAAGGGTACTATCGCAAATTTATGAAGTCTCTCCGGATACAGTTTCGCCGCATGCACCCCAATTGGTGGCCTTATTGCCAGAATGTGATTCCCAAGAAAGACTAGCTGTCTTTCAGTTGTATTTGTTAATAGCCCAAAGAACACCTTTGGTCCTGGAATCCTGCATATCACCGCTCTGTGAATTTCTCTATGACAGCGAAACGGCCAATACAACTATgcaaattctattgaaattagCCGAACAAAGACCTCTATTGGTGGCCGAACATTTCGATAAGATACGTTTGGCCACCAAGACCAATGCCAGCACCATGACTGTGGGTGCCCAAGTATTGGCCACCGCAGGGCGAACAAATAAAGAGAATGCCCAATATGCCTTGGATTTTGTATTGGAGCAATTGCCTCATGCCGATAGAACTTCACAAGCAGTGCTGTTGCAAGAGGCCACCAAATTGTGCTCCTCATTTCCCATACTTTTTACAGACAAAGTATTGGCCTGTGTGAGACAGAAAAATGCCTTAAG CCAACAAAAATTATCCTCCTCTGAGACCAGTGTCGATGTGGGCAATAAGACTTCCGGTGGTGTGACCATTGTCAATCTGAACATATCCCATGATCCTACAGCCATACAACAGCCCATAGCTTCCAAGGCCACAGGCGTTGTGGTTAACTCCAATGCAGCTAATGTCATACCCCAACATTCAACCATCATCAGTGCTGATCCGGTAACCAGCACTACTACCGTTTCCGTGGCATCCAATCATCTGAGTCATGCCACTACGGGTCGCATGCACAAGAGTAAACAAAGCCGCAGTAGTCCCAGCAGTCCCAAGGATCCGTATAGGCGAACCATAACAACGGGAAACATAAAAATAC CATCCAATACCGCTGCTGCCACCATTCCCACTGTCATTACCCAACCACCACCGCCGCCGCCAAACACCAGCACTACAACTGTGCCACCTACCCCGCCTCATACTGGATATACGAGAAGAGTTAAACTCGGTGATTCTCGTAGTACAGGACGTTTACATCCTTCGGGTAATACACATCGTAGTATGACACGTCTCAATGTGGCCGGAGGATCCGTTGGAGGCCTGCATAAGAGTATGACTCGCCTTTCGTCGTCGCAACATATCAATCAAAATGGTTCCGCCTCTGGATCGGGGTCAAATACTGCCAACAATTCCACCTCCAGCAGTAATGTGGTGGTACAGACCGGAGCTGCCATGGCTAAAACTTCAACATCACCCAATAGTGCGGGTTATGTGACACCTGTGCCGCCATTAAGTAATAATgtcatcataacgggacacaataAATGGGGTATACCCTCGACGCAAGTGACATCGGGCGGGGTGACTGTGACCACCTCACCCACAAAACTTCGGCCGCAATCGCAAGGGCCTACAACTTTATTGAATACAAGTACAGCTTTAATGAAATACAGTACAGATGCATTGAATCAGTCCATAGGATCCATAACATCGCCCAATAATCCGGTGTCGGTGCACCATGCTTCGCCGGCATTGCCACATCAAAATAATGGCAATCAAAAATCTGTGATGAAATTACCAGTGAATGGAAGT AGTGATCATGAAGTCATCGTTTCCGGCCCCACCACCAATGTTACCCCGCGCCGCAATGACAATACCAGTCGCACTTTGCTGAATGCCAATAACAGCATATTGGACCAACGCATGAGTACCTTTGAACCATATCAGATAATGCGCGATCCGGTGCAACAGTTTTGTGAAAAGCATTTCTCCTCCATCAGCAGTTACATGGATGAAGTATCTCAGATGTTGCCACCACCAACTCGCTGTAGTATAGAAG AGAGGCGTTCGAAAAAAGTTGCCAAATTGCATTTTGCCTGTCAGATACGTGGACCACATTGTCTCTATTCGAAGACTTGCTTCACCATGAGAACCCGCAATCCAAAAACTTGGATACATTTGATGTTTCTCGATTTTCAAGTGCGACATTAT GTCAAAGAAAAAAGCGTGCTCAGCACTCGCGAACCTGGTATTAGTAATCTTAAGAATATCTGGCAAATACTCAAATGTGAAAATAGAAGCTTCACGGAATTGGTCACAAGTCAGTTTCCAAGTTTGAAA GACCGTGAAATTCTTGTCAATGAACTAAGACATTCGGGCTTCTTAGATGTCTTTGAAGTCTCCAAGACTGATAAATCCAATCCTAACTGCAATGAACTGGAATATCAATGGGGCTGCTTTTTGTGCAACCATCCGGATAAGGCTATGGGTTTTCTCAATGGCAGCAATCAGCCAATGATAGAGGGACAATTGAAGGAGAAGAAGGGAAAGTGGCGATTATTCCGCAGATGGCGTACCAGATATTTCACATTATCGGGGGCACATTTGTCATGCAAAGGATCG AGTGGTGGAGAAAGCATTGATGTCAATCAAATACGCTCGGTCAAGGTGTCTCGAGGAGCCCGTAACATACCCAAGGCTTTTGAAATCTTCACTGCCGATCAAACTCTAATACTCAAACCCAAGGATGGCAAGAATGCCGAAGAATGGGTTCAATGTCTCAGCATAGTGGTGGCCCATTCGCAGGCCCGTGATAATCCGCACACAAAGACAAACAGTTTGCCTGCCCGTGGCATGAGCAGTAGTAAGCCctctttttga
- the LOC106086947 gene encoding protein melted isoform X1 translates to MHELFTKVLSKRDLSRAGDLFSVPDNDIVNDITDVLSDINAIISLADYLKNNNDQSVVEICVTRVLSCIRETKTAERYCGALIDLLKTCLLWNLQPSGSNKEDPPHAKIAADIISSIFLNYDKKEVMKLALPVAVQFLPKGNRELSRNLASYLSLAAIDYAYLLSPHVDSIMNSILAGNYGLLRVLSQIYEVSPDTVSPHAPQLVALLPECDSQERLAVFQLYLLIAQRTPLVLESCISPLCEFLYDSETANTTMQILLKLAEQRPLLVAEHFDKIRLATKTNASTMTVGAQVLATAGRTNKENAQYALDFVLEQLPHADRTSQAVLLQEATKLCSSFPILFTDKVLACVRQKNALSQQKLSSSETSVDVGNKTSGGVTIVNLNISHDPTAIQQPIASKATGVVVNSNAANVIPQHSTIISADPVTSTTTVSVASNHLSHATTGRMHKSKQSRSSPSSPKDPYRRTITTGNIKIPSNTAAATIPTVITQPPPPPPNTSTTTVPPTPPHTGYTRRVKLGDSRSTGRLHPSGNTHRSMTRLNVAGGSVGGLHKSMTRLSSSQHINQNGSASGSGSNTANNSTSSSNVVVQTGAAMAKTSTSPNSAGYVTPVPPLSNNVIITGHNKWGIPSTQVTSGGVTVTTSPTKLRPQSQGPTTLLNTSTALMKYSTDALNQSIGSITSPNNPVSVHHASPALPHQNNGNQKSVMKLPVNGSSDHEVIVSGPTTNVTPRRNDNTSRTLLNANNSILDQRMSTFEPYQIMRDPVQQFCEKHFSSISSYMDEVSQMLPPPTRCSIEVSNEFAERRSKKVAKLHFACQIRGPHCLYSKTCFTMRTRNPKTWIHLMFLDFQVRHYVKEKSVLSTREPGISNLKNIWQILKCENRSFTELVTSQFPSLKDREILVNELRHSGFLDVFEVSKTDKSNPNCNELEYQWGCFLCNHPDKAMGFLNGSNQPMIEGQLKEKKGKWRLFRRWRTRYFTLSGAHLSCKGSSGGESIDVNQIRSVKVSRGARNIPKAFEIFTADQTLILKPKDGKNAEEWVQCLSIVVAHSQARDNPHTKTNSLPARGMSSSKPSF, encoded by the exons atgCATGAACTCTTTACTAAGGTACTCTCTAAGCGTGATTTGTCCCGAGCCGGAGATCTGTTTTCGGTGCCAGACAACGATATTGTCAACGATATTACCGATGTG CTCTCTGATATAAATGCCATAATTTCTTTGGCCGATTACCTGAAGAACAATAATGACCAGTCTGTGGTGGAGATTTGTGTGACCCGTGTCTTGTCCTGCATTCGAGAAACAAAGACTGCAGAACGCTACTGTGGCGCACTGATTGATTTGCTGAAGACATGTCTGCTATGGAATCTCCAACCTAGTGGCAGCAATAAAGAGGacccacctcatgcaaaaattgcTGCAGATATAATTTCTAGTATTTTCTTG AATTATGATAAAAAGGAAGTCATGAAGTTGGCCCTGCCAGTGGCGGTGCAATTTCTACCCAAGGGTAACCGTGAACTGTCGCGTAATCTGGCAAGTTATCTCTCCCTGGCGGCCATTGACTATGCCTATCTACTTAGTCCCCATGTGGACTCCATTATGAACTCCATCCTAGCTGGCAATTATGGCCTACTAAGGGTACTATCGCAAATTTATGAAGTCTCTCCGGATACAGTTTCGCCGCATGCACCCCAATTGGTGGCCTTATTGCCAGAATGTGATTCCCAAGAAAGACTAGCTGTCTTTCAGTTGTATTTGTTAATAGCCCAAAGAACACCTTTGGTCCTGGAATCCTGCATATCACCGCTCTGTGAATTTCTCTATGACAGCGAAACGGCCAATACAACTATgcaaattctattgaaattagCCGAACAAAGACCTCTATTGGTGGCCGAACATTTCGATAAGATACGTTTGGCCACCAAGACCAATGCCAGCACCATGACTGTGGGTGCCCAAGTATTGGCCACCGCAGGGCGAACAAATAAAGAGAATGCCCAATATGCCTTGGATTTTGTATTGGAGCAATTGCCTCATGCCGATAGAACTTCACAAGCAGTGCTGTTGCAAGAGGCCACCAAATTGTGCTCCTCATTTCCCATACTTTTTACAGACAAAGTATTGGCCTGTGTGAGACAGAAAAATGCCTTAAG CCAACAAAAATTATCCTCCTCTGAGACCAGTGTCGATGTGGGCAATAAGACTTCCGGTGGTGTGACCATTGTCAATCTGAACATATCCCATGATCCTACAGCCATACAACAGCCCATAGCTTCCAAGGCCACAGGCGTTGTGGTTAACTCCAATGCAGCTAATGTCATACCCCAACATTCAACCATCATCAGTGCTGATCCGGTAACCAGCACTACTACCGTTTCCGTGGCATCCAATCATCTGAGTCATGCCACTACGGGTCGCATGCACAAGAGTAAACAAAGCCGCAGTAGTCCCAGCAGTCCCAAGGATCCGTATAGGCGAACCATAACAACGGGAAACATAAAAATAC CATCCAATACCGCTGCTGCCACCATTCCCACTGTCATTACCCAACCACCACCGCCGCCGCCAAACACCAGCACTACAACTGTGCCACCTACCCCGCCTCATACTGGATATACGAGAAGAGTTAAACTCGGTGATTCTCGTAGTACAGGACGTTTACATCCTTCGGGTAATACACATCGTAGTATGACACGTCTCAATGTGGCCGGAGGATCCGTTGGAGGCCTGCATAAGAGTATGACTCGCCTTTCGTCGTCGCAACATATCAATCAAAATGGTTCCGCCTCTGGATCGGGGTCAAATACTGCCAACAATTCCACCTCCAGCAGTAATGTGGTGGTACAGACCGGAGCTGCCATGGCTAAAACTTCAACATCACCCAATAGTGCGGGTTATGTGACACCTGTGCCGCCATTAAGTAATAATgtcatcataacgggacacaataAATGGGGTATACCCTCGACGCAAGTGACATCGGGCGGGGTGACTGTGACCACCTCACCCACAAAACTTCGGCCGCAATCGCAAGGGCCTACAACTTTATTGAATACAAGTACAGCTTTAATGAAATACAGTACAGATGCATTGAATCAGTCCATAGGATCCATAACATCGCCCAATAATCCGGTGTCGGTGCACCATGCTTCGCCGGCATTGCCACATCAAAATAATGGCAATCAAAAATCTGTGATGAAATTACCAGTGAATGGAAGT AGTGATCATGAAGTCATCGTTTCCGGCCCCACCACCAATGTTACCCCGCGCCGCAATGACAATACCAGTCGCACTTTGCTGAATGCCAATAACAGCATATTGGACCAACGCATGAGTACCTTTGAACCATATCAGATAATGCGCGATCCGGTGCAACAGTTTTGTGAAAAGCATTTCTCCTCCATCAGCAGTTACATGGATGAAGTATCTCAGATGTTGCCACCACCAACTCGCTGTAGTATAGAAG TTTCAAATGAATTTGCAGAGAGGCGTTCGAAAAAAGTTGCCAAATTGCATTTTGCCTGTCAGATACGTGGACCACATTGTCTCTATTCGAAGACTTGCTTCACCATGAGAACCCGCAATCCAAAAACTTGGATACATTTGATGTTTCTCGATTTTCAAGTGCGACATTAT GTCAAAGAAAAAAGCGTGCTCAGCACTCGCGAACCTGGTATTAGTAATCTTAAGAATATCTGGCAAATACTCAAATGTGAAAATAGAAGCTTCACGGAATTGGTCACAAGTCAGTTTCCAAGTTTGAAA GACCGTGAAATTCTTGTCAATGAACTAAGACATTCGGGCTTCTTAGATGTCTTTGAAGTCTCCAAGACTGATAAATCCAATCCTAACTGCAATGAACTGGAATATCAATGGGGCTGCTTTTTGTGCAACCATCCGGATAAGGCTATGGGTTTTCTCAATGGCAGCAATCAGCCAATGATAGAGGGACAATTGAAGGAGAAGAAGGGAAAGTGGCGATTATTCCGCAGATGGCGTACCAGATATTTCACATTATCGGGGGCACATTTGTCATGCAAAGGATCG AGTGGTGGAGAAAGCATTGATGTCAATCAAATACGCTCGGTCAAGGTGTCTCGAGGAGCCCGTAACATACCCAAGGCTTTTGAAATCTTCACTGCCGATCAAACTCTAATACTCAAACCCAAGGATGGCAAGAATGCCGAAGAATGGGTTCAATGTCTCAGCATAGTGGTGGCCCATTCGCAGGCCCGTGATAATCCGCACACAAAGACAAACAGTTTGCCTGCCCGTGGCATGAGCAGTAGTAAGCCctctttttga